The proteins below are encoded in one region of Hordeum vulgare subsp. vulgare chromosome 3H, MorexV3_pseudomolecules_assembly, whole genome shotgun sequence:
- the LOC123442379 gene encoding uncharacterized protein LOC123442379 isoform X1 — MAELLNRSRGLAEGVVVMICPVLLALALNIVDLNDKMYIHGLSIAMITMAGLTLITGITPLLVCCFSEGFPGSGVRHAPATTILATLSSCCLVVLACLIAQSIVSKPIFITVGVICGILVLLRTTCYYMYYTQNNDGRAYTIDMHNVLDESYEFLTGVTGILFLGFEGLALDGHVHTMGQKNGELVGYMTFIVCTFGVCLMFLEMTPPSCFAVDRHGSLEERRVGEEQIVCLTLILDCIMAVGIFVLLLVVMLKLTPFEVALWVLLPPVISFGQLPVLVALRGNTGVEQESRPASLELTKVTFTGFLAVSITTISTAGTASSRKLSGMFLLLSSMAIGFGLSWRLLSQANIRRGLASCVPSVHVVSAAKIASFCTHLCILIATFLFVVMAANASGK; from the exons ATG GCTGAATTGTTGAACCGTTCCCGTGGCTTGGCGGAAGGAGTGGTGGTCATGATATGCCCAGTGCTTCTTGCATTGGCTCTCAACATTGTCGATCTCAACGACAAGATGTACATTCATGGTCTCTCCATAGCCATGATCACCATGGCAGGCCTTACATTGATAACTGGCATTACCCCCTTGCTCGTTTGTTGCTTCTCGGAGGGTTTCCCTGGCTCAGGCGTAAGACATGCGCCCGCAACAACAATCCTGGCAACCCTTTCGTCATGTTGCCTTGTCGTCCTCGCATGCTTGATTGCACAATCTATTGTCTCCAAACCCATTTTTATCACGGTTGGAGTCATCTGCGGAATCTTGGTCCTTCTTCGAACTACCTGCTACTACATGTATTATACACAAAACAACGATGGGCGGGCATACACGATTGATATGCACAATGTACTAGATGAATCATATGAGTTCTTGACCGGGGTCACTGGAATTCTCTTTCTAGGGTTCGAAGGTCTAGCACTGGATGGTCACGTCCACACGATGGGTCAAAAGAACGGGGAATTAGTGGGCTATATGACTTTCATCGTCTGCACATTTGGTGTGTGCTTAATGTTTTTGGAGATGACCCCACCTTCATGTTTTGCGGTAGATAGGCATGGTAGCCTTGAAGAAAGGAGAGTGGGAGAGGAACAAATTGTGTGTTTGACTCTCATCCTAGACTGCATTATGGCTGTTGGTATATTCGTACTACTGCTCGTTGTCATGCTTAAGCTCACGCCGTTTGAGGTTGCCCTATGGGTATTACTACCACCGGTTATAAGCTTCGGTCAACTTCCAGTTCTAGTCGCGTTAAGAGGGAACACAGGAGTTGAACAGGAATCTCGACCTGCATCACTAGAACTTACAAAGGTCACCTTCACTGGATTCTTGGCGGTGTCGATAACAACTATCAGTACCGCAGGCACCGCTTCGTCCAGAAAGTTGAGCGGAATGTTCCTACTATTATCTTCGATGGCTATTGGGTTTGGTCTTTCATGGAGGCTGCTGTCCCAGGCTAACATAAGGAGAGGTCTGGCCAGTTGTGTTCCATCTGTTCATGTTGTTTCTGCTGCCAAGATTGCATCATTTTGCACTCACTTATGCATTTTAATAGCTACATTTCTATTTGTAGTAATGGCTGCTAATGCAAGCGGCAAATGA
- the LOC123442379 gene encoding uncharacterized protein LOC123442379 isoform X2, producing the protein MICPVLLALALNIVDLNDKMYIHGLSIAMITMAGLTLITGITPLLVCCFSEGFPGSGVRHAPATTILATLSSCCLVVLACLIAQSIVSKPIFITVGVICGILVLLRTTCYYMYYTQNNDGRAYTIDMHNVLDESYEFLTGVTGILFLGFEGLALDGHVHTMGQKNGELVGYMTFIVCTFGVCLMFLEMTPPSCFAVDRHGSLEERRVGEEQIVCLTLILDCIMAVGIFVLLLVVMLKLTPFEVALWVLLPPVISFGQLPVLVALRGNTGVEQESRPASLELTKVTFTGFLAVSITTISTAGTASSRKLSGMFLLLSSMAIGFGLSWRLLSQANIRRGLASCVPSVHVVSAAKIASFCTHLCILIATFLFVVMAANASGK; encoded by the coding sequence ATGATATGCCCAGTGCTTCTTGCATTGGCTCTCAACATTGTCGATCTCAACGACAAGATGTACATTCATGGTCTCTCCATAGCCATGATCACCATGGCAGGCCTTACATTGATAACTGGCATTACCCCCTTGCTCGTTTGTTGCTTCTCGGAGGGTTTCCCTGGCTCAGGCGTAAGACATGCGCCCGCAACAACAATCCTGGCAACCCTTTCGTCATGTTGCCTTGTCGTCCTCGCATGCTTGATTGCACAATCTATTGTCTCCAAACCCATTTTTATCACGGTTGGAGTCATCTGCGGAATCTTGGTCCTTCTTCGAACTACCTGCTACTACATGTATTATACACAAAACAACGATGGGCGGGCATACACGATTGATATGCACAATGTACTAGATGAATCATATGAGTTCTTGACCGGGGTCACTGGAATTCTCTTTCTAGGGTTCGAAGGTCTAGCACTGGATGGTCACGTCCACACGATGGGTCAAAAGAACGGGGAATTAGTGGGCTATATGACTTTCATCGTCTGCACATTTGGTGTGTGCTTAATGTTTTTGGAGATGACCCCACCTTCATGTTTTGCGGTAGATAGGCATGGTAGCCTTGAAGAAAGGAGAGTGGGAGAGGAACAAATTGTGTGTTTGACTCTCATCCTAGACTGCATTATGGCTGTTGGTATATTCGTACTACTGCTCGTTGTCATGCTTAAGCTCACGCCGTTTGAGGTTGCCCTATGGGTATTACTACCACCGGTTATAAGCTTCGGTCAACTTCCAGTTCTAGTCGCGTTAAGAGGGAACACAGGAGTTGAACAGGAATCTCGACCTGCATCACTAGAACTTACAAAGGTCACCTTCACTGGATTCTTGGCGGTGTCGATAACAACTATCAGTACCGCAGGCACCGCTTCGTCCAGAAAGTTGAGCGGAATGTTCCTACTATTATCTTCGATGGCTATTGGGTTTGGTCTTTCATGGAGGCTGCTGTCCCAGGCTAACATAAGGAGAGGTCTGGCCAGTTGTGTTCCATCTGTTCATGTTGTTTCTGCTGCCAAGATTGCATCATTTTGCACTCACTTATGCATTTTAATAGCTACATTTCTATTTGTAGTAATGGCTGCTAATGCAAGCGGCAAATGA